The genomic window AGCCGACCGCCGGAGAGCCGGCCGTGGAACGCGGTGCCCAGGTCGGTGACCCGGCAGGCCAGCGTCCGGTCCAGGTCGATCCGGCCCTGCACGTCCGCGTGACGGTCCAGCCGGGCGGCCAGCTCCTGCAACGCCTGCCGGCACTCGTCCACGCTGGCCACATCATCTCCTCACCCCAAGCCACGCCGTTCCCCGGCACCGTACCGCAACGGGTGGTCGGAGGGGCCCGGTAGCGTGACACCTGCACACCCCCGCCCCGTGGAAGGACTCAGGCATGCAGGACGCGTGGCGCGCCTACCTCGAGCTGGCCATGGGCCTGACGGAGGCGCCCCGGAAGAAGGCCCAGGACGCCGTTCGGCGCGCGGTCGGCCAGGGCGGCGCAACCGCCGGCCAGTTGCAGGCGCTCGCCGAGGAGCTCGTCTCCACCGGCCTGGCGAATCGGGAGGCGCTGACCAAGCTGGTCCGCTTCGAGGTGGACCGGGCGCTCGGCGCGGTCGGGCTGGCCACCGCCGACGAGGTCGCGGAGCTGACCCGCCGGGTGCACGAGCTGGAACGGCAGCTGCGCGAGGCCAAGGCGGCGCCGGCCGGCGCCTCCGCCGCCGCGCCGGTCTCCGCGCCGCCTGGCCGCCCCGCGCCCACCCCCACGACCGCGGTGGCGAAGAAGACCGTGGCGAAGAAGGCGATCGCGAAGAAGCCGCCGGCCACCGTGTCGCGCACCCCCGCAGACGAGTCGCCCGCCACGCCGGTCCGGCAGACGAAGAAGGCGCCGGGCCGCAGGCAGACGCCGGGCGGCACGGCATGACCGCCCCCACCGGCCGCCGGTCCGCGCCGTGACCGGCCCGTACCGCCCCGGCCCACCGCCCGGCCCGCCGGTCGGCGCGCGTCCAGGACCGCCGCCCGGGGTCCGCTCCGGCCCGGCGCCGTCGTTCGAGGACGTCGAGGAAGCCCGGCACCCGGCGGTGGACGCCGCCGTGCAGGCCATGACCAACGCGGCTGCGCTCTCCCCGGCGGACCAGATCGCCCAGTACGAGGCGGCGTACGAGACGCTGCGCGAGACCCTGGCCAGCATCGACCAGGCCTGACCCCACCGGAGAAGAACCACCCATGGCACGTCGCAACCGGCTGGATGCCGAACTCGTCCGCCGCGGCCTGGCCCGCTCCCGGGAGCAGGCCGCCGCGCTCGTGGAGGCCGGCCGGGTCCAGCTGCGCGGGGTGCCGGCCCGCAAGCCCGCGGCGATGGTCGACCCCGCCGACCCGCTGCTGGTCACCGGCGAGGACCCCACCGCCGGGTACGTCTCGCGCGGTGGCCACAAGCTGGCCGGCGCCCTCGCGGCGTTCGCCCCGGGCGGGCTGACCGTGGCCGGGCGGCGCTGCCTGGACGCCGGCGCCTCCACCGGCGGCTTCACCGACGTACTGCTGCGCGCCGGCGCGGCCGAGGTGGTGGCGGTCGACGTCGGCTACGGCCAGCTGGCCTGGCCGCTGCGGAACGACGAGCGGGTGCGGGTGTTCGAGCGCACCAACGTCCGCACGCTCACCCCGGAGGCCATCGGCGGCGAGGTCGACCTCACCGTGGCCGACCTGTCGTTCATCTCGCTGCGGCTGGTGCTGCCGGCGCTGGCCGGCTGCACCCGGGCCGACGGTGACCTGGCGCTGATGGTCAAGCCGCAGTTCGAGGTCGGCAAGGAGCGGGTCGGCGCGGGCGGGGTGGTGCGCGACCCGGAGCTGCGGGCCGAGGCGGTGCTCGACGTGGCCGCGGCGGCGGCGCAGCTCGGCCTGGGCCTCGCGGACGTGGCCGCCAGTCCGCTGCCCGGGCCCAGCGGCAACGTCGAGTTCTTCGTATGGTTACGCCGGGGCGCGCCCGCCGCGGACCCGGAGCGGGTCCGCACGGTCGTGGCCGCCGGCCCCGAGGGCCTCCCACCACCCGCGGATCCCACGATCGAGGAGGTCGCCCGGTGAGCCGGACCGCCCTGCTGGTGACGCACACCGGCCGCCGACGCAGCACCGAGCACGCCCGTGCGGTGGCGGCGGACCTGATCGCCGCCGGTTTCGAGGTGCGGGTGGTGGCCGAGGAAGCCGACGACCTGGACCTGCCCGGCGTCGTCCCGGTGACCGGCCCGGAGGCCGCCGAGGGCGCGGAGATCGTCTTCGCGCTCGGCGGCGACGGCACCTTCCTGCGCGCCGCCGAGCTGGCCCGGCCGGCGAAGGCTCCGCTGCTCGGCATCAATCTCGGCAAGGTCGGCTTCCTCGCCGAGGCCGAGATCGACGACCTGGACTCGGCGGTACGGGACGTGGTCGGGCGCAACTACACCGTCGACGAGCGGCTCACGGTCGACGTGACCGCCGAATTCGAGGGCGGCCCCACCATCGAGTCATGGGCACTCAACGAGATCAGCGTCGAGAAGGGCGAGCGCGCCCAGATGCTGGAGCTGCTCGTCGACGTCGACGGCCGCCCGCTGTCCCGGTACGGGTGCGACGGGGTGGTCTGCGCGACCCCCACCGGCTCCACCGCGTACGCGTTCTCCGGCGGCGGGCCGGTGGTCTGGCCGGAGGTGGAGGCGTTGCTGCTGGTGCCGATCAGCGCGCACGCGCTGTTCAGCCGGCCGCTGGTGACCGCGCCGACGTCGACCTTCGTGATCACCGTCGACCCGTTCACCACCCTGGCGGTGCTCTGCTGCGACGGGCGGCGGGTCTACGACCTGCCCCCGGGGGCCAGGGTGACGGTGCGCCGCGGCGCGCTGCCGGTGCGGATCGTCCGGCTCCGGGCCCGCCCCTTCACCGACCGGCTGGTCGCCAAGTTCGACCTGCCGGTGCAGGGCTGGCGGGGCAGCCGCCGCTGACGCGGGCGCCCCGTCGCCGGTCGCCGCCCGGCGGCAACCCGCCGGACCTTCGGCGGTCCGGCCCCGGCCGTCCGTTGTCCACCTGGCGACATGTCGCCGATGCGGCGGGCCGCAACTAGTGACCATCGATGATCTCCGTCGGAGACTCCGATCGGTCGATCTTTTGGGATCGGCCATCGGAGAAGAGGAGCACATCGCATGCATTGGCCCCCACGCTGGCTCGCCGCCGGCGCGGTCGGCGCGCTGGTGGTCGGACTCGTCGCACCGGCGTCCGCCGCCCCGCCCGCCCCGCCGGCCGGCCCGAGCCCGGCCGCCCCCGCCTCGGGCGGCGCGCCCGTCCGTATCACCCTGATCACCGGCGACCAGGTCGACCTGGTCCAGGCCGCGCCCGGCCGGGTCGCCGCGACGGTCCACCCCGGCGCCGGCCGGGAGCGGATCACCTTCCACACCGTGGAGGCCGACGGCGGGATGCGGGTGCTGCCCAGCGACGTCGTGCCATACGTCTCCGCCGGGGTGCTCGACGCCGACCTGTTCGACGTGGAGGAGCTGGTCGCCGAGGGCTACGGCGACGCCGCGCAGGGCGCGCTGCCGCTGATCGTGCGCTACCAGCAGCCGGCCGCCGGCCGGGTCCGGCCGCTCGCCGGCGCCACCGCCGCCCGGCCGCTGGAGAGCATCAACGGCGCGGCGCTGCGGGTCGGCAAGGGCGACCTCGGCGGCCTGTGGACAACGCTGCGCGGCACGGCGGCGGCCCGCACGACCGCCGGCGCGCCCCGGCTCGGCGCCGGCATCGCCCGCGTCTGGCTGGACGGGCGGGTCCACGCGGATCTGGAGCACAGCGTGCCGCAGATCGGCGCCCCGGCGGCCTGGGCGGCCGGCCGGGACGGCAACGGCGTCCGGGTCGCGGTCCTCGACACCGGCGTCGACGCCGGCCACCCCGACCTGGCAGGCCGGATCGCCGAGGCGCACGACTTCACCGGCAGCGGCAGCGCCCGGGACGGCCACGGCCACGGCACCCACGTGGCCTCCACCATCGCCGGCAGCGGCGCCGCCTCCAACGGGCTGCGCAAGGGCGTCGCCCCCGGCGCACAGCTGCTGATCGGCAAGGTGCTCGACGACCACGGCAGCGGTTACGGCTCGGACATCATCGCGGGCATGGAGTGGGCCGCCCACTCCGGCGCGAAGGTGGTCAGCATGAGCCTCGGCGGCCCGGCCACCGACGGCACCGACCCGATGAGCCAGGCGGTCAACGACCTCACCGCCGAGACCGGCACGCTCTTCGTGATCGCCGCCGGTAACTCAGGCGCGGCGGGTACCGTCGGCACGCCGGGCGCGGCCACCGCGGCGCTCACCGTGGGCGCGGTGGACCGCGACGACAACCTGGCCGACTTCTCCAGCCGCGGCCCCCGGATCGGCGACAACGGCCTGAAGCCGGAGATCACCGCGCCGGGCGTCGGCATCGTCGCCGCCCGCGCCGCCGGCACCACCATGGGTACGCCGGTGGACGACGCGTACACGCGGGCGTCCGGGACGTCGATGGCGACCCCGCACGTCGCTGGCGCGGTGGCGATCCTCGCCCAGGAACACCCGGACTGGACCGCCGGGAAGCTCAAGGACGCGCTGGTCAGCACGACGAAGGCGAACCCTGCGCTGACCGTCTTCGAGCAGGGCGGCGGCCGGGTCGACGTGGCCCGCGCGCTGAGCCAGCGGGTGTACGGCTCGGCCACCGCTGACTTCGGCCGGGTGAACACCGGCGGTGCGGTGGCGGAGCGGACCGTGACGTACACCAACAGCACGTCGTCCCCGCAGACCCTGCGGCTGGCCGTGGAGCTCCGCAACCTGGACAGCGGTGCCGCCGAGCCGGACGGGGTGTCGCTCGACGGCACGGAGGTGACCGTGCCGGCCGGCGGCAGCGTGAACGTCCCGCTGCACGCCGACCCGGCGAAGCTGGACCGGGGAGTGCACGGAGGGTGGCTGGTGGCCACCGGCGCGGACGGTGTCGCGGTACGCACGGCCGTCGGGCTCACCCTCAGCGGCCCGCTGCACACGGTCACCCTGCGCGCCCTGGACATGGCCGGGCAGCCCGGCCTGGCGTCGGTGGTCACCCTCTTCGGCGAGCACCCCGAGTCGGACCACATCGGTTGGATCCCCGGCGAGGCGCAGGTGC from Micromonospora kangleipakensis includes these protein-coding regions:
- a CDS encoding phasin family protein: MQDAWRAYLELAMGLTEAPRKKAQDAVRRAVGQGGATAGQLQALAEELVSTGLANREALTKLVRFEVDRALGAVGLATADEVAELTRRVHELERQLREAKAAPAGASAAAPVSAPPGRPAPTPTTAVAKKTVAKKAIAKKPPATVSRTPADESPATPVRQTKKAPGRRQTPGGTA
- a CDS encoding TlyA family RNA methyltransferase → MARRNRLDAELVRRGLARSREQAAALVEAGRVQLRGVPARKPAAMVDPADPLLVTGEDPTAGYVSRGGHKLAGALAAFAPGGLTVAGRRCLDAGASTGGFTDVLLRAGAAEVVAVDVGYGQLAWPLRNDERVRVFERTNVRTLTPEAIGGEVDLTVADLSFISLRLVLPALAGCTRADGDLALMVKPQFEVGKERVGAGGVVRDPELRAEAVLDVAAAAAQLGLGLADVAASPLPGPSGNVEFFVWLRRGAPAADPERVRTVVAAGPEGLPPPADPTIEEVAR
- a CDS encoding NAD kinase; this translates as MSRTALLVTHTGRRRSTEHARAVAADLIAAGFEVRVVAEEADDLDLPGVVPVTGPEAAEGAEIVFALGGDGTFLRAAELARPAKAPLLGINLGKVGFLAEAEIDDLDSAVRDVVGRNYTVDERLTVDVTAEFEGGPTIESWALNEISVEKGERAQMLELLVDVDGRPLSRYGCDGVVCATPTGSTAYAFSGGGPVVWPEVEALLLVPISAHALFSRPLVTAPTSTFVITVDPFTTLAVLCCDGRRVYDLPPGARVTVRRGALPVRIVRLRARPFTDRLVAKFDLPVQGWRGSRR
- a CDS encoding S8 family serine peptidase, whose amino-acid sequence is MHWPPRWLAAGAVGALVVGLVAPASAAPPAPPAGPSPAAPASGGAPVRITLITGDQVDLVQAAPGRVAATVHPGAGRERITFHTVEADGGMRVLPSDVVPYVSAGVLDADLFDVEELVAEGYGDAAQGALPLIVRYQQPAAGRVRPLAGATAARPLESINGAALRVGKGDLGGLWTTLRGTAAARTTAGAPRLGAGIARVWLDGRVHADLEHSVPQIGAPAAWAAGRDGNGVRVAVLDTGVDAGHPDLAGRIAEAHDFTGSGSARDGHGHGTHVASTIAGSGAASNGLRKGVAPGAQLLIGKVLDDHGSGYGSDIIAGMEWAAHSGAKVVSMSLGGPATDGTDPMSQAVNDLTAETGTLFVIAAGNSGAAGTVGTPGAATAALTVGAVDRDDNLADFSSRGPRIGDNGLKPEITAPGVGIVAARAAGTTMGTPVDDAYTRASGTSMATPHVAGAVAILAQEHPDWTAGKLKDALVSTTKANPALTVFEQGGGRVDVARALSQRVYGSATADFGRVNTGGAVAERTVTYTNSTSSPQTLRLAVELRNLDSGAAEPDGVSLDGTEVTVPAGGSVNVPLHADPAKLDRGVHGGWLVATGADGVAVRTAVGLTLSGPLHTVTLRALDMAGQPGLASVVTLFGEHPESDHIGWIPGEAQVQVEEGPYLLEGLIEHGAPLDEQITLVTDPELMVDRDLTVVLDPRKGTPVRIETPKPTEQRAVISFYEHRIFGNGRQVDHGVMNFSTTQQVNVTPTRAVRKGEFEFASRWQLVAPMVDAQVSNVSGPLDINLLGQSPAPAGRRKLPLVWAGDGTAAELARAGVRGAAALVAGSYDRAEEDQIADATAAGAAMVLIVRPSDRSAWTVWRPDGDRLPIPSMVVAYDDGQPMIAAAKSGRATLDVALTVDSPYLYDVWQVSKGRVPDRILHRVTADNTAEVTARYADTGGSEWASEQRFGWRPWQEYSWNDDQRMVRTGTTRQEFVSAGDSWWQQRVLHQLTWSWGPLLGGLTQQPRRYAADDRVTETWHAPVVRPAVPAGGGARVPTRTGDTLDLRVTEFVDSDGHYAPARSSEEQDTVQARLSRDGQQIADLSAGWAPVPTTPGAARYRLDLTTQRSSDEWRRATRTETAWQFTSARPAGDTAQPLPLLQVDYQVPADLRGEVAGDKPHQLGLTLRQPAGVPAPIGTSLRVEVSFDGGRTWGAVPVNGSGTSFTAKVPAGRGTVSLRVHAGDRAGNTVDQTVLDAYELR